In the genome of Massilia sp. UMI-21, the window TCGCCGTGGTATTCCAGCACATGGGTTTCGACGATCGAGTCGACCGGGCAGGACTCTTCGCAGAAACCGCAGAAGATGCACTTGGTCAGGTCGATGTCGTAGCGCGTGGTGCGGCGGGTGCCGTCCTCGCGCTGCGCCGACTCGATCGTGATCGCCATTGCCGGGCACACTGCCTCGCACAGCTTGCAGGCGATGCAGCGCTCTTCCCCGTTGGGGTAGCGACGCAGGGCGTGCAGGCCGCGGAAGCGGTTCGACATCGGGGTCTTCTCTTCCGGGTACTGGACCGTGATCTTGCGCGACAGCGCGTACTTGCCGGTCAGGGCCAGGCCCTTGAAGAGTTCGGACAGCATCAGGCTGCCGACAATTTCTTTAATCCGATTCATTTTGTGTTTGCTTCCTTACTTCACAGCAGTCCAGATGTTCAGGGGCGAGTGCATCCAGACGGCGACCACGACCAGCCAGAACAGCGTCAGCGGGATGAATACTTTCCAGCCCAGGCGCATGATCTGGTCATAGCGGTAGCGCGGGAAGGTGCCGCGGACCCAGATCATCAGCGAGACCATCACGAACATCTTCAGGAACAGCCAGAAGAAGCCGCCGATCGGGCCGAATTCCAGGAAGCCGAACGGTGCCGACCAGCCGCCCAGGAACAGGATCGAGGCCAGGGTGGCGATCAGGATCATGTTGGCGTATTCGGCCAGCATGAACATCGCGTAGGACATGCCCGAGTACTCGACCATGTGGCCGGCGACGATCTCCGACTCTCCTTCCACCACGTCGAACGGGTGACGGTTGCACTCGGCCAGGCCGGACACGAAGTAGATCACGAACAGCGGCAGCAGCGGCAGCCAGTTCCACGACAGGAAGTTCAGGCCCATGTCGGCGAAAGTACCGATCTGCTGGCTGAACACGATGTCCGACAGGTTCAGGCTGCCGGTGACCATCAGCACCACCACCAGCACGAAACCGATCGGGATCTCGTACGAGATCATCTGGGCCGAGGCGCGCATCGCGCCCAGGAACGAGTACTTCGAGTTCGAGGCCCAGCCGGCGATGATGATGCCGTAGACTTCCATCGAAGTAATTGCCATCAGGAACAGCAGGCCGGCGTTGACGTTGGCCAGGGCCGCCTGCGGACCGAAGGGAACCACCGCCCAGGCGGCCAGTGCCGGCATGATGGTCATGATCGGACCGATCACGAACATGCTGCGGTTGGCCTTGGTCGGGATGACGATTTCCTTGAGCAGCAGCTTGACCGCATCGGCGATCGGCTGCAGCAGGCCGCCGGGACCGACGCGGTTCGGGCCGACGCGGATCTGGATCCAGCCGATCAGCTTGCGCTCCCACAGGGTCAGGTAGGCGACCAGGCCCATCAGCGGCAGCAGCACCACCACGATCTTGATCAGGGTCCAGACCAGTGGCCAGGCCGGTGCGATCGGGCTGGCGGCGCCCATTTCATAAAAACTATCGATAAAACCGGGCGTTGCCATTACTTGCCCTCCCCTGCTTTTTCAACATTGATCTGACCAAACATCGGGCCCAGGGTCGCCACGGCCGGGTGGCCGGCGGCCACGCGCACCGCGTTCGACGGCAGGCGTGCATCGACGTCGGCCACCAGGACCGCGCTGCCCGTCCCCTGCGACACGCGCACCAGCTCGCCCGACGCCACGCCGAGCTGCTCGGCGACGGCCTTTGACAGGGTCACCAGCGGCGCATTCGCATCCATGGTGCGCTGCAGCGGCTCCGAACGGCGCGCCAGCGCGTCGGTGAAATAGATCGGCAGGTCGGCGACGCGCTCGAGC includes:
- the nuoI gene encoding NADH-quinone oxidoreductase subunit NuoI yields the protein MNRIKEIVGSLMLSELFKGLALTGKYALSRKITVQYPEEKTPMSNRFRGLHALRRYPNGEERCIACKLCEAVCPAMAITIESAQREDGTRRTTRYDIDLTKCIFCGFCEESCPVDSIVETHVLEYHGEKRGDLYYTKEMLLAVGDRYENDIASAREADAKYR
- the nuoH gene encoding NADH-quinone oxidoreductase subunit NuoH — encoded protein: MATPGFIDSFYEMGAASPIAPAWPLVWTLIKIVVVLLPLMGLVAYLTLWERKLIGWIQIRVGPNRVGPGGLLQPIADAVKLLLKEIVIPTKANRSMFVIGPIMTIMPALAAWAVVPFGPQAALANVNAGLLFLMAITSMEVYGIIIAGWASNSKYSFLGAMRASAQMISYEIPIGFVLVVVLMVTGSLNLSDIVFSQQIGTFADMGLNFLSWNWLPLLPLFVIYFVSGLAECNRHPFDVVEGESEIVAGHMVEYSGMSYAMFMLAEYANMILIATLASILFLGGWSAPFGFLEFGPIGGFFWLFLKMFVMVSLMIWVRGTFPRYRYDQIMRLGWKVFIPLTLFWLVVVAVWMHSPLNIWTAVK